A window of the Deinobacterium chartae genome harbors these coding sequences:
- a CDS encoding SPFH domain-containing protein produces MSRQTKEVKMAVAPGVIMLLLLLAMIVGGMAWFFWGIARDNALGLVGLLVTTLGIIGLPGLFIVQPNQAVVATLFGRYVGSQRDNGWYWTNPFTSRKRLSLRIRNFNSERLKVNDADGNPIEIAAVVVWRIVDSAKAVFDVEDYSQFVAIQSETALRHLASRYPYDNSPEFELSLRGNADEVAAALQVELEGRLTHAGVEVLEARLTHLAYAPEIAGAMLQRQQANAIIAARQKIVEGAVGMVQMALLQLSAQDIVQLDEERKAQMVSNLLVVLTSERGTQPVVNAGSLY; encoded by the coding sequence ATGTCGAGACAGACCAAGGAGGTCAAGATGGCGGTCGCCCCCGGAGTGATCATGCTGCTGCTGCTGCTGGCCATGATCGTTGGAGGCATGGCATGGTTCTTCTGGGGCATAGCGCGGGACAATGCGCTGGGCCTGGTCGGGCTGCTGGTCACCACCCTGGGAATCATCGGCCTGCCCGGCCTTTTCATCGTGCAACCCAACCAGGCGGTCGTCGCCACGCTGTTCGGACGCTACGTCGGCAGCCAGCGCGACAACGGCTGGTACTGGACCAACCCCTTCACCTCGCGTAAGCGCCTGTCGCTGCGCATCCGCAACTTCAACTCGGAGCGGCTCAAGGTCAACGACGCCGACGGCAACCCGATCGAGATCGCAGCCGTGGTGGTATGGCGCATCGTGGACAGCGCCAAGGCGGTCTTTGACGTCGAGGACTACAGCCAGTTCGTGGCCATCCAGAGTGAGACCGCGCTGCGCCACCTCGCCAGCCGCTACCCCTACGACAACTCGCCCGAATTCGAGCTGTCGCTGCGCGGCAACGCCGACGAGGTCGCAGCCGCCCTGCAAGTCGAGCTCGAGGGACGCCTGACTCACGCGGGCGTGGAGGTCCTCGAGGCGCGCCTCACCCACCTCGCCTACGCACCCGAGATCGCCGGGGCGATGCTGCAGCGCCAGCAGGCCAACGCCATCATCGCCGCGCGGCAGAAGATCGTTGAGGGCGCGGTCGGCATGGTGCAGATGGCCCTGCTGCAGCTCTCTGCACAAGACATCGTGCAGCTCGACGAGGAACGCAAGGCCCAGATGGTCTCGAACCTGCTGGTGGTCCTGACCTCCGAACGCGGCACCCAGCCGGTCGTCAACGCCGGAAGCCTGTACTGA
- a CDS encoding transcription antitermination factor NusB, translating into MNPARLLAVRVLRSVLQEGAFAAPALDGALGRARLSARDAGLATHIVYGTLRWLPALEVALAPLLRANTPMRARSIVLAGAFEKLYLETPAHAVVSEYVELAKQEVGRLSGLVNAVLRRVERPDSATDEVRYGLPGWLADEFRAAYGERAAGVLEDQTRPAPLWLWLSDAGIRDLEDEGSVVEPGYGDVFRVSLDRPLRETRAFQRGQAQPVNPASHAVVSALGDLKDRRVLDLAGGSGVKAAFLALAGARVISYDLDARKHEAARGNFRRLHLEGEFKQADLAQPQHLEAADVVLLDAPCTGSGTLRAHPEIKLRLTPAEPLEMAELQRRMLETAAAGVAPGGTLLYSVCSLTHAEGPGVLEAFLADHPEFTPQELALEVPAVPAGAGAFTVADHGLDGFFVARLQRD; encoded by the coding sequence TTGAATCCTGCCCGACTCCTGGCCGTCCGCGTGCTGCGCTCGGTCCTGCAAGAAGGTGCGTTCGCCGCACCGGCCCTCGACGGCGCACTGGGCCGCGCCCGCCTCAGCGCCCGCGACGCGGGCCTGGCAACCCACATCGTCTACGGCACGCTGCGCTGGCTGCCTGCCCTCGAGGTGGCCCTGGCTCCGCTGCTGCGCGCAAATACCCCGATGCGTGCCCGCTCGATCGTGCTGGCGGGGGCTTTCGAGAAGCTGTACCTCGAGACCCCCGCGCACGCGGTGGTCTCCGAGTACGTGGAGCTCGCCAAACAGGAGGTGGGACGCCTCAGCGGCCTGGTGAACGCGGTGCTGCGCCGCGTGGAACGCCCGGACAGCGCTACGGACGAGGTGCGCTACGGCCTGCCCGGCTGGCTGGCCGACGAATTCCGCGCCGCGTACGGCGAGCGCGCCGCAGGCGTCCTCGAGGACCAGACGCGCCCGGCCCCGCTGTGGTTGTGGCTGAGCGACGCGGGCATCCGCGACCTCGAGGACGAGGGCAGCGTGGTCGAGCCCGGCTACGGCGACGTGTTCCGCGTGAGCCTCGACCGCCCGCTGCGCGAGACCCGCGCTTTCCAGCGCGGTCAGGCGCAGCCGGTCAACCCGGCCTCGCACGCGGTGGTCTCGGCCCTCGGAGACCTGAAAGACCGCCGTGTGCTGGACCTGGCGGGCGGCAGCGGCGTCAAGGCGGCGTTCCTGGCGCTGGCCGGGGCGCGCGTGATCTCGTACGACCTCGACGCGCGCAAGCACGAGGCCGCCCGCGGCAACTTCCGGCGGCTGCACCTCGAGGGCGAGTTCAAGCAGGCGGACCTCGCGCAGCCGCAGCACCTCGAGGCCGCGGACGTGGTGCTGCTCGATGCGCCCTGCACCGGCAGCGGCACGCTGCGCGCGCACCCGGAGATCAAGCTGCGCCTGACGCCCGCCGAGCCGCTGGAGATGGCCGAGCTGCAGCGCCGCATGCTCGAGACCGCCGCTGCCGGGGTGGCGCCGGGCGGTACGCTGCTCTACAGCGTCTGCTCGCTCACCCACGCCGAGGGCCCAGGCGTGCTCGAGGCCTTCTTGGCCGACCATCCCGAGTTCACCCCGCAGGAACTCGCCCTCGAGGTGCCCGCCGTACCGGCCGGGGCAGGAGCGTTTACGGTGGCCGACCACGGGCTGGACGGGTTCTTCGTGGCGCGGCTTCAGCGCGACTGA
- a CDS encoding zinc metallopeptidase, whose product MVIGPYTWLILLLFVASMLVQSYLGSTYRRYSQLRNSRNLTGAEVARMLLDDAGLTQVRVEQVPGSLTDHYDPRAKVVRLSETNYAVPSIAAAAVAAHEVGHAIQDQKHYTALVLRANLLPALQFGTNLGPWMVIAGVLLNLTSLFWVGVILFAGAVLFHLVTLPVEFDASRRALVNLYGRGLLSQSEVGGARQVLNAAALTYIAGFAIALAQLLSFIGMARRE is encoded by the coding sequence ATGGTTATCGGCCCTTACACCTGGCTGATTCTGCTGCTCTTCGTTGCCTCGATGCTGGTGCAGTCCTACCTGGGAAGCACGTACCGACGGTACTCGCAACTCCGCAACAGCCGTAATCTCACCGGCGCCGAGGTGGCCCGCATGCTGCTCGACGATGCCGGACTGACCCAGGTGCGCGTCGAGCAGGTTCCCGGATCGCTCACCGACCACTACGATCCGCGCGCCAAGGTCGTGCGACTCTCGGAAACCAACTACGCCGTGCCCTCTATCGCCGCTGCCGCAGTGGCCGCGCACGAGGTCGGACACGCCATCCAGGACCAGAAGCACTACACCGCGCTGGTCTTGCGCGCCAATCTGCTCCCGGCCCTGCAGTTTGGCACCAACCTGGGACCGTGGATGGTCATTGCCGGGGTGCTGCTGAACCTCACCTCGCTGTTTTGGGTGGGCGTCATCCTGTTCGCCGGAGCGGTGCTGTTTCACCTCGTCACCCTGCCGGTCGAGTTCGACGCCAGCCGCCGCGCCCTGGTGAACCTGTACGGTCGCGGCCTGCTGTCGCAGTCCGAGGTCGGAGGGGCACGTCAGGTGCTCAACGCCGCTGCCCTGACCTACATCGCCGGGTTCGCCATCGCTCTGGCGCAGTTGCTGAGCTTTATCGGCATGGCCAGGCGCGAGTAA
- the proB gene encoding glutamate 5-kinase, giving the protein MRRIVVKIGSSSLTDEAGRIEQRRLWAIARAVRELDAQVAVVSSGAVAAGCGLLGRPRPRTLPEKQAFAAVGQAALMQDWARAFAPSPVAQFLLSAGDIHNRRRFVRAKHALEATFKAGAVPIINENDTVATEELRLGDNDTLSAWVAYLAEAETLLLLTDVDGLYTANPRSDPQATRIRVVEDVDAVAHLAQGAGSARGTGGMHTKLRAARIAADAGIETVILGGGGLGLEAWARGADVGTRILARSGAARRGWLRHQPVAGTVRIDAGAVAALRSGRSLLPSGVTAVEGHFGFGDMVSLEGPDGPVAQGLSNYDAAELRLIAGAQTSEIETRLGHKDYDEVVHRNQLVLL; this is encoded by the coding sequence TTGAGGCGCATCGTCGTCAAGATCGGCTCGAGCAGCCTGACCGACGAGGCCGGGCGCATCGAGCAGCGGCGCCTGTGGGCCATCGCCCGCGCGGTGCGCGAACTGGACGCACAGGTCGCGGTGGTCTCCTCCGGTGCCGTGGCGGCGGGCTGCGGACTGCTGGGACGCCCCCGGCCGCGCACCCTGCCCGAGAAGCAGGCCTTCGCGGCGGTCGGTCAGGCCGCCCTGATGCAGGACTGGGCCCGCGCGTTCGCGCCCAGTCCGGTCGCGCAGTTCCTGCTCAGCGCCGGGGACATCCACAACCGCCGCCGCTTTGTGCGGGCCAAACACGCCCTCGAGGCCACCTTCAAGGCGGGTGCCGTACCGATCATCAACGAGAACGACACGGTCGCCACCGAGGAATTGCGCCTGGGTGACAACGACACGCTCTCGGCCTGGGTCGCCTACCTCGCCGAGGCCGAGACCCTGCTCCTGCTTACCGACGTGGACGGCCTGTACACCGCCAACCCGCGCAGCGACCCGCAGGCCACCCGCATCCGCGTGGTCGAGGACGTAGACGCGGTCGCGCACCTCGCGCAAGGTGCGGGGTCCGCGCGCGGAACCGGCGGGATGCACACCAAGCTGCGCGCCGCGCGCATCGCGGCGGACGCCGGCATCGAGACGGTGATCCTGGGCGGCGGCGGGCTGGGCTTGGAAGCCTGGGCGCGCGGTGCCGACGTGGGCACACGCATCCTGGCGCGCAGCGGCGCCGCACGGCGCGGCTGGCTGCGCCATCAGCCGGTCGCAGGCACGGTGCGCATCGACGCCGGAGCGGTGGCGGCCCTGCGCAGCGGTCGCTCGCTGCTGCCGAGCGGGGTGACGGCCGTGGAGGGCCACTTCGGCTTCGGGGACATGGTGAGCCTCGAGGGGCCCGATGGCCCGGTGGCCCAGGGTCTGTCGAACTACGACGCGGCCGAACTGCGGCTGATCGCGGGCGCGCAGACCAGCGAGATCGAAACGCGGCTGGGCCACAAGGATTACGACGAGGTGGTGCACCGCAACCAGCTGGTGCTGCTCTGA
- a CDS encoding ribbon-helix-helix domain-containing protein, which translates to MPQRKNFPLRIRPDLYAALERWAADELRSVNGQIEFLLLEAVKKAGRLKPGDSDAAPPPADETPET; encoded by the coding sequence ATGCCCCAGCGCAAGAATTTCCCGCTGCGAATCCGTCCCGACCTCTACGCCGCCCTCGAGCGCTGGGCCGCCGACGAGCTGCGCAGCGTCAACGGGCAGATCGAATTCCTGCTGCTCGAGGCGGTCAAAAAAGCCGGACGCCTCAAGCCCGGAGATTCGGACGCGGCCCCTCCTCCCGCAGACGAAACGCCCGAGACCTGA
- a CDS encoding CarD family transcriptional regulator, whose translation MKKYVMGDRVVLPPYGVGVVCGISEKRVANRTFAYYQVEFPNSTSKAYVPVDAPMGVGLRPALTHKEMPALLNQLRSGRVALPRQWAARHRKVTEILVSGDPFQIAALASEMRRWNIERGLPDLDRQAYRRALKLLSAEIREITDGGADDIRALLDSAWGEEPN comes from the coding sequence GTGAAGAAGTACGTCATGGGCGACCGGGTCGTTCTCCCCCCCTACGGTGTCGGTGTGGTCTGCGGTATCTCCGAGAAGCGCGTTGCGAACCGCACGTTCGCTTACTACCAGGTCGAATTCCCCAACAGCACGTCCAAGGCTTACGTGCCGGTCGACGCGCCCATGGGCGTGGGCCTGCGCCCGGCGCTCACCCACAAGGAAATGCCCGCGCTGCTCAACCAGCTGCGCAGCGGCCGCGTAGCCCTGCCGCGCCAGTGGGCCGCCCGCCACCGCAAGGTCACCGAGATCCTGGTTAGCGGCGACCCCTTCCAGATCGCGGCACTCGCCTCGGAAATGCGGCGCTGGAACATCGAGCGCGGCTTGCCCGACCTTGACCGTCAGGCCTACCGCCGCGCCCTGAAGCTGCTGTCCGCCGAGATCCGCGAGATCACCGACGGCGGTGCCGACGACATCCGCGCGCTGCTCGACAGCGCGTGGGGCGAAGAACCCAACTGA
- a CDS encoding metallophosphoesterase family protein: MKIALVSDIHGNLLALEALLADLGRERPDQVVCLGDLATDGPRPREVIRSVRALGWPTVAGNTDTWLLGPQPFADGSEEKRAWRTPSAGTSPDSRWIWAA, translated from the coding sequence ATGAAAATTGCGCTGGTCTCCGACATTCACGGCAACCTGCTGGCCCTCGAGGCGCTGCTGGCCGACCTGGGGCGCGAGCGGCCCGACCAGGTCGTGTGCCTGGGAGATCTCGCCACAGACGGCCCGCGCCCACGCGAGGTGATCCGCAGCGTGCGGGCCCTGGGCTGGCCCACCGTAGCCGGAAACACCGACACGTGGCTGCTCGGCCCGCAGCCTTTCGCGGACGGCTCCGAGGAAAAGCGCGCATGGAGGACACCGAGCGCTGGAACCTCGCCCGACTCGAGGTGGATCTGGGCGGCGTGA
- a CDS encoding glutamate-5-semialdehyde dehydrogenase, with translation MSDVASLLQRAQQARRGLGALPRDAALEAAARRLRAQQDQILEANARDVARERERGTPEPLIDRLRLDSSRLEGICEGLRQVRALPDPLGRVQDGWTHPQGMRIERVAVPFGVVAVIYESRPNVTVDAAALILKAGSACVLRGSSSALESNRALVAALRAGLEEAGLPSDAVQLVDSADRSSVNALLTARGLVDLVIPRGGAGLIRTVVENARVPVIETGVGNCHLFVERSADLEMALEILINGKVQRPGVCNALETLLVDREIAPAFLPRAVRALRAHGVELRGDEDARTYAPGVEAASDADWDTEYLDLILAIRVVDGVEGALAHIARHGSGHSEVIVTRDLAAAQAFQDGVDAAAVYVNASSRFTDGFEFGFGAEIGISTQKLHARGPMGLRELVSYQYRVTGHGQIRGSNPQPSAAQEQA, from the coding sequence ATGTCCGATGTAGCTTCTCTTCTTCAACGTGCCCAACAGGCCCGGCGAGGCCTGGGGGCTCTTCCCCGCGACGCGGCCCTAGAGGCCGCCGCACGCCGGTTGCGGGCACAGCAGGACCAGATCCTCGAGGCCAACGCGCGCGACGTGGCCCGCGAGCGCGAACGCGGCACGCCCGAACCCCTGATCGACCGTCTGCGGCTGGATTCCTCGCGCCTCGAGGGGATCTGCGAGGGCCTGCGGCAGGTGCGGGCCCTGCCAGACCCGCTCGGCCGGGTCCAAGACGGCTGGACGCACCCGCAGGGCATGCGCATCGAGCGGGTCGCGGTGCCGTTCGGAGTGGTCGCGGTGATCTACGAATCGCGGCCCAACGTGACGGTGGACGCCGCCGCGCTGATCCTCAAGGCCGGCAGCGCTTGCGTGCTGCGCGGCTCCTCGAGTGCCCTGGAAAGCAACCGCGCGCTGGTCGCGGCGCTGCGCGCGGGCCTCGAGGAGGCCGGATTGCCCAGCGACGCCGTACAACTGGTGGACTCGGCCGACCGCTCGAGCGTCAACGCGTTGCTGACCGCGCGCGGCCTGGTGGACCTGGTGATCCCGCGCGGCGGGGCCGGGCTGATCCGCACCGTGGTCGAGAACGCCCGCGTGCCGGTGATCGAGACCGGGGTGGGCAACTGCCATCTGTTCGTCGAACGCTCGGCCGACCTCGAGATGGCCCTGGAGATCCTGATCAACGGCAAGGTGCAGCGCCCGGGCGTGTGCAACGCCCTGGAAACGCTGCTGGTAGACCGCGAGATCGCCCCGGCCTTCCTGCCGCGCGCCGTGCGGGCGCTGCGCGCTCACGGGGTGGAGCTGCGCGGCGACGAGGACGCGCGCACCTACGCCCCCGGCGTGGAGGCGGCCAGCGACGCGGACTGGGACACCGAGTACCTGGACCTGATCCTGGCGATCCGGGTGGTGGACGGCGTGGAAGGAGCGCTGGCCCACATCGCTCGCCACGGCAGCGGGCACAGCGAGGTCATCGTGACCCGCGACCTCGCGGCTGCGCAGGCTTTCCAAGACGGCGTGGACGCGGCGGCGGTGTACGTGAACGCCTCGAGCCGCTTTACCGACGGCTTCGAGTTCGGTTTCGGCGCGGAGATCGGCATCTCCACCCAGAAGCTGCACGCGCGCGGCCCGATGGGTCTGCGCGAACTGGTCAGCTACCAGTACCGCGTCACCGGCCACGGCCAGATTCGCGGCAGCAACCCGCAGCCCAGCGCCGCGCAGGAGCAGGCTTGA
- the recG gene encoding ATP-dependent DNA helicase RecG, whose protein sequence is MATLDELREKLRKPLMRELLTGCQNKVVAGGIEKLLDNLGKPFPKVREVLRGYADMDEADREDRLRAALDLLAPQPQAALTPRPARPKAKAAPESVAVSNWTLDTPVEKVSFGPGATKKLHSLGLYTLRDIAHDYPRRHEDRRALPSLQEVEDGQKVTVAGVVVSKNRRTPRPGMLILEVVLENEWGVRVRCTWFQQPWVEKQLRQGARLVVTGRAKRLGRQVQVNVEYFELEETAEESLSIGRIVGVYDLKEGVSQAFVRGAVRKVLGGLPLEDYLPASVRARYNLAPLPEALRGIHFPESEEELARADHRLRFDEFLFLELRMLLQGEDGVLLGKRFTCDPQDIATFESTLPFRFTGAQRRVLEEIAADMRGERQMARLVQGDVGSGKTAVAACALYLATRDGYQGALMAPTEILARQHFKNLTHYLFPLGVRVSLLIGAMSAREKREVQQKLHLGEIDVVVGTQALIQESVSFHNLGLAVVDEEHRFGVMQRRALLRDRPDVLVMSATPIPRSLALTAYGDLELSIIDELPPGRTPIETKLIQDTHRKQAYGFVMGQIQQGRQAYVVTSLIEESETLTELLAATQLAENLRELLPQARIELLHGKMSAAEKDEIMNRFRARDFDLLVSTTVIEVGVDVPNATVMVIENAERFGLSQLHQLRGRVGRGSLQSYCVLVAGDASQKTRRRLKVIEDSTDGFVIAEADLKLRGPGELRGTRQSGVPDLRLGDITSDVEIIEQARELAKDFLQADPTLEQPRHAALRAELQARSSLVAVREVI, encoded by the coding sequence ATGGCGACCCTGGACGAACTTCGCGAAAAACTGCGCAAACCCCTGATGCGCGAACTGCTGACTGGCTGCCAGAACAAGGTGGTCGCCGGCGGCATCGAAAAACTGCTCGACAACCTGGGCAAGCCCTTTCCCAAGGTGCGCGAGGTGCTGCGCGGCTACGCCGACATGGACGAGGCCGACCGCGAGGACCGTCTGCGCGCGGCCCTCGACCTGCTCGCACCCCAGCCCCAGGCGGCCTTGACCCCACGCCCTGCCCGCCCCAAGGCCAAGGCCGCCCCGGAATCGGTCGCGGTGAGCAACTGGACCCTCGACACCCCGGTCGAGAAGGTCAGCTTCGGTCCCGGAGCCACCAAGAAGCTGCACAGCCTGGGCCTGTACACGCTGCGCGACATCGCGCACGACTACCCGCGCCGCCACGAGGACCGCCGCGCCCTGCCCAGCCTGCAGGAGGTCGAAGACGGCCAGAAGGTCACGGTTGCGGGCGTGGTGGTGAGCAAGAACCGCCGCACCCCGCGACCGGGCATGCTGATCCTCGAGGTGGTCCTCGAGAACGAGTGGGGCGTGCGGGTGCGCTGCACCTGGTTCCAGCAGCCCTGGGTGGAAAAGCAGCTGCGGCAGGGCGCACGGCTGGTGGTGACCGGGCGCGCCAAGCGCCTGGGCCGCCAGGTGCAGGTGAACGTCGAGTACTTCGAGCTCGAGGAGACCGCCGAGGAGAGCCTGTCGATCGGGCGGATCGTGGGCGTTTACGATCTCAAGGAGGGCGTGTCGCAGGCCTTTGTGCGCGGAGCGGTGCGCAAGGTGCTGGGCGGGCTGCCGCTCGAGGACTACCTGCCCGCGTCGGTGCGGGCGCGTTACAACCTGGCCCCGCTGCCCGAAGCGCTGCGCGGCATTCACTTCCCGGAGTCCGAGGAGGAACTGGCCCGAGCGGACCATCGCCTGCGTTTCGACGAGTTCTTGTTCCTCGAGCTGCGCATGCTGTTACAGGGCGAAGACGGCGTGCTGCTGGGCAAACGCTTCACCTGCGACCCGCAGGACATCGCCACTTTCGAGAGCACCTTGCCGTTCCGCTTCACCGGAGCGCAGCGCCGGGTCCTCGAGGAGATCGCGGCGGACATGCGCGGCGAGCGGCAGATGGCACGGCTGGTGCAAGGCGATGTGGGCTCGGGCAAGACGGCGGTGGCGGCCTGCGCGCTGTACCTCGCAACCCGCGACGGTTACCAGGGCGCGCTGATGGCCCCCACCGAGATCCTGGCCCGGCAGCACTTCAAGAACCTGACCCACTACCTGTTTCCGCTGGGGGTGCGGGTCAGCCTGCTGATCGGGGCGATGAGTGCCCGCGAGAAGCGCGAGGTGCAGCAAAAGCTTCACCTCGGCGAGATCGATGTGGTGGTGGGCACCCAGGCGCTGATCCAAGAGAGCGTGTCGTTTCACAACCTGGGTCTGGCGGTGGTGGACGAGGAGCACCGCTTCGGGGTGATGCAGCGCCGCGCGCTGCTGCGTGACCGGCCCGACGTGCTGGTGATGTCGGCCACGCCCATCCCGCGCTCGCTGGCCCTCACCGCCTACGGGGACCTCGAGCTCTCGATCATCGACGAGCTGCCGCCGGGCCGCACGCCCATCGAGACCAAGCTGATCCAGGACACGCACCGCAAGCAGGCGTACGGCTTCGTGATGGGACAGATCCAGCAGGGCCGTCAGGCCTACGTGGTCACCTCGCTGATCGAGGAGTCCGAGACCTTGACCGAACTGCTGGCCGCCACGCAGTTGGCCGAGAACCTGCGCGAGCTGCTGCCGCAGGCGCGCATCGAGCTGCTGCACGGCAAGATGAGCGCTGCCGAGAAAGACGAGATCATGAACCGCTTCCGGGCGCGCGACTTCGATCTGCTGGTCTCGACCACCGTGATCGAAGTCGGCGTGGACGTACCCAACGCCACGGTCATGGTGATCGAGAACGCCGAGCGTTTCGGCCTCTCGCAGCTGCACCAGTTGCGTGGCCGGGTAGGACGCGGCAGCCTGCAGAGTTACTGCGTGCTGGTCGCGGGCGACGCCTCGCAAAAGACCCGGCGTCGCCTGAAGGTGATCGAGGATTCCACCGACGGCTTCGTGATCGCCGAGGCCGACTTGAAGCTGCGTGGACCCGGCGAACTGCGCGGCACGCGCCAGTCGGGGGTGCCCGACTTGCGGCTGGGCGACATCACCTCGGACGTCGAGATCATCGAGCAGGCGCGCGAGCTGGCCAAGGACTTCTTACAGGCCGATCCGACCCTCGAGCAGCCGCGGCACGCCGCCCTGCGCGCCGAGCTGCAGGCCCGAAGCAGCCTGGTGGCGGTGAGAGAAGTGATCTAG